Proteins found in one Channa argus isolate prfri chromosome 7, Channa argus male v1.0, whole genome shotgun sequence genomic segment:
- the LOC137130549 gene encoding protein NDRG1-like, protein MVLQETECDSVFEPQINEEHVETQYGKVHCIMTGTPKANRPVILTFHDVGLNNKSCFETLFNHQDMQEIVRHLPVCHVEAPGQQEGAKTLPAVYTYPSIDQLSEALLDVVNHFGLCSVIGLGVGAGAYILARFALNHPDLVDGLVLININPNAEGLMDTVANKITEWTHTLPDTVLTHLFGKHEIETKLDLIAKYRHYITATMNQSNVGQFFRSYKNRSNLELGRPVPGGNINVRTLKCSTLLVVGDNSPAVEAAVDCNSKLNPTNTTLLKMADCGGLPQVDQPAKVIEALKYFIQGMGYLSSASMTRLRSRTTSSSSISSFDGSRSRAHTNELHPGQAQSHATEKKRGPSSNDVPMESISTSNVHQSTFKSTGVAC, encoded by the exons ATGGTTCTTCAGGAGACCGAGTGTGACTCTGTCTTTGAGCCCCAAATCAAC GAAGAACATGTTGAGACTCAATATGGGAAGGTCCACTGCATCATGACAGGAACTCCAAAGGCAAATCGTCCAGTTATCCTGACTTTTCATGATGTTGGACTAAACA ACAAGTCCTGTTTTGAGACCTTGTTCAATCATCAGGACATGCAGGAAATTGTCAGACATTTGCCAGTTTGTCACGTTGAGGCACCAGGGCAACAAGAAGGAGCCAAGACTCTGCCTGCTGT GTATACGTACCCCTCAATAGACCAATTGTCTGAGGCGCTGCTTGATGTGGTCAACCACTTTGG GCTGTGCAGTGTGATTGGACTGGGAGTTGGTGCAGGAGCCTACATTCTGGCAAGATTTGCT ctgAATCATCCTGATCTGGTGGACGGATTAGTTCTGATCAACATCAACCCCAATGCTGAGGGACTGATGGATACAGTTGCAAACAAG atCACTGAATGGACCCATACTCTCCCAGACACAGTCCTCACACACTTGTTTGGAAAA catgagATCGAAACAAAACTTGACCTTATAGCTAAATACCGTCATTACATCACAGCAACAATGAACCAGTCTAATGTTGGTCAGTTCTTCCGCTCCTACAAAAACCGCAGCAATCTGGAGCTGGGGAGACCTGTCCCTGGAGGAAACATCAATGTCAGGACACTCAA GTGCTCTACTCTGCTGGTTGTGGGAGATAATTCTCCAGCTGTGGAGGCTGCGGTTGACTGCAACTCTAAACTCAATCCCACCAACACAACACTCCTCAAG ATGGCAGACTGTGGAGGACTTCCTCAGGTGGATCAA CCAGCCAAGGTGATTGAAGCCTTGAAGTATTTTATCCAGGGCATGGGATACT TGTCCAGTGCCAGCATGACCAGACTTCGCTCACGGACAACGTCCAGCTCCAGCATCTCATCCTTCGATGGTTCTCGGAGCCGTGCACACACCAACGAGCTGCATCCTGGCCAAGCACAGTCACATGCCACAGAGAAGAAGCGAGGGCCCTCATCCAATGATGTCCCCATGGAGAGTATTTCCACCAGCAATGTACACCAGAGCACCTTCAAATCAACTGGAGTGGCATGCTAG